One segment of Proteus appendicitidis DNA contains the following:
- the selA gene encoding L-seryl-tRNA(Sec) selenium transferase encodes MTNDTRSLYSQLPSIDKLLHQVDIQALVASYGQTFIAEHLRKLQEEARIIIRQENALPQWHNHWADELKNRIRLQRKSSIKPVFNLTGTVLHTNLGRALMAESAIEAVSQVMRSPATLEYSLDGASRGHRDRAIADLLCELTGAEDACIVNNNAAAVLLMLATVAPNKEVVVSRGELVEIGGAFRIPDVMTQAGCTLKEVGTTNRTHLKDYRNAINENTGLLMKVHTSNYCIQGFTAEVHGDELAALGKEMNLPTAIDLGSGSMTNLAELGLPSEPMPQDYLQQGIDLVTFSGDKLLGGPQAGIILGKKVWIEAIQRHPLKRALRVDKMTLAALGATLRLYQQPEKMAVEIPTLRLLTRTQTEINDMAQRLLPHFQAYYGDNYHITISSCASQIGSGSLPIESLPSAALTFEAKDGKGSQLDALAAHWRNLEKPIIGRITDGRLWLDLRCLEDENALIQALLL; translated from the coding sequence ATGACAAATGATACGCGCTCACTTTACAGCCAACTACCGTCTATTGATAAGTTACTGCACCAAGTAGACATTCAAGCCTTAGTGGCTTCTTATGGTCAGACATTTATTGCTGAGCATTTACGAAAGTTACAAGAAGAAGCGCGTATCATTATTCGTCAAGAAAATGCATTACCACAATGGCATAACCATTGGGCAGATGAATTAAAAAATCGTATTAGATTACAACGAAAATCCTCGATTAAACCTGTTTTCAATTTAACCGGAACCGTTTTACACACTAATCTTGGGCGTGCATTAATGGCAGAATCCGCCATTGAAGCAGTTAGCCAAGTTATGCGCTCACCAGCAACCTTAGAATATTCTCTTGATGGTGCATCAAGAGGACACCGTGATCGCGCGATCGCTGATTTGCTTTGTGAATTAACCGGAGCAGAAGATGCCTGTATCGTTAATAACAACGCCGCAGCCGTTTTATTGATGCTCGCAACGGTTGCTCCCAATAAAGAGGTGGTTGTTTCTCGTGGTGAATTAGTCGAGATTGGTGGCGCTTTTCGTATTCCTGATGTAATGACACAAGCTGGTTGCACACTCAAAGAAGTGGGAACAACAAACCGTACTCACCTAAAAGATTATCGTAACGCCATTAATGAGAATACGGGTTTGCTAATGAAAGTTCATACTAGTAACTATTGTATTCAAGGATTTACAGCAGAAGTACATGGCGACGAACTTGCCGCACTTGGTAAAGAGATGAACTTACCGACTGCTATCGATTTAGGCAGTGGCTCCATGACTAATTTAGCCGAATTAGGTTTACCTTCAGAGCCAATGCCTCAAGATTATCTGCAACAAGGTATCGACCTTGTTACCTTTTCAGGTGATAAATTATTAGGTGGTCCACAAGCGGGAATAATCTTAGGTAAAAAAGTGTGGATTGAGGCTATTCAACGCCACCCTTTAAAGCGTGCATTACGGGTTGATAAAATGACATTAGCGGCTTTAGGTGCCACATTACGCCTTTATCAGCAACCTGAAAAAATGGCTGTTGAAATTCCGACATTACGTTTGTTAACTCGGACACAAACAGAAATTAATGACATGGCACAACGGTTATTGCCTCATTTTCAGGCATATTATGGGGATAATTACCATATCACGATATCCTCATGTGCTTCTCAAATAGGTAGTGGTTCGTTACCTATTGAAAGTTTACCGAGTGCAGCACTTACCTTTGAAGCTAAAGATGGAAAAGGTAGCCAATTAGATGCGTTAGCTGCGCATTGGCGTAATTTAGAAAAGCCGATTATTGGTCGAATTACTGATGGTCGCCTGTGGCTTGATCTGCGCTGTCTCGAGGATGAAAATGCATTAATACAGGCACTTTTACTATGA
- the fdhE gene encoding formate dehydrogenase accessory protein FdhE has translation MSIRIVPKEQLGKEQSEKGISFIPPVLFPNLKNLYQRRAERFQTLAKDNPFADYLEFAAEIVKAQEKALHDNPLVVDLAPLLTQQVGVAPLDRKTFKRSKHWHALLASIIAELRPVVPESATITLENLSKASETELEDMATALLNDEYSKVSADKSVFIWAALSLYWAQLAANIPGKAKTEYGENRQFCPVCNSMPVASMVQIGTTQGLRYLHCNLCETQWHVVRIKCTNCELTGKLNYWSLDSENAPVKAESCGDCGSYLKILYQEKDANVDAIADDLASIVLDAKMEEEGFARSSINPFLFPNE, from the coding sequence ATGAGTATTCGCATCGTTCCTAAAGAGCAATTAGGTAAAGAGCAATCAGAAAAAGGGATTAGTTTTATTCCACCCGTATTATTCCCTAATCTGAAAAACCTTTATCAGCGTCGTGCTGAACGTTTTCAAACACTAGCAAAAGATAATCCTTTCGCAGATTACCTTGAATTTGCGGCAGAAATTGTCAAAGCGCAAGAAAAAGCACTTCATGACAATCCATTAGTCGTCGATCTTGCCCCACTCCTTACGCAGCAAGTCGGTGTAGCGCCTTTAGATAGAAAAACATTTAAACGCAGTAAACATTGGCATGCTTTATTAGCCTCAATTATTGCTGAATTACGTCCAGTTGTGCCTGAAAGTGCCACCATCACTTTAGAAAATCTCTCTAAAGCGTCTGAAACTGAATTAGAAGACATGGCAACGGCATTACTCAATGATGAATATTCAAAAGTCTCAGCAGATAAGTCTGTCTTTATTTGGGCAGCATTGTCTCTTTACTGGGCGCAATTAGCAGCGAATATTCCCGGTAAGGCTAAAACAGAATACGGTGAAAATCGTCAATTCTGCCCAGTTTGTAACAGTATGCCTGTGGCAAGCATGGTACAAATCGGCACAACACAAGGTTTACGCTATTTACACTGTAATTTATGTGAAACACAGTGGCATGTTGTACGCATTAAATGCACCAACTGTGAATTAACAGGTAAATTAAATTACTGGTCTTTAGACAGCGAAAATGCCCCTGTAAAAGCAGAAAGCTGTGGTGATTGTGGAAGCTATCTGAAAATTTTATATCAAGAAAAAGATGCCAATGTGGATGCTATCGCTGACGATTTAGCGTCGATTGTTCTTGATGCAAAAATGGAAGAAGAAGGCTTTGCTCGTAGCAGCATTAATCCATTCCTGTTCCCAAATGAATAA
- the fdoI gene encoding formate dehydrogenase cytochrome b556 subunit, producing MMKKKGDKILRHTASERINHWVVVIVFLFTAISGLGFFFPSLNWFMNILGTPELSRLLHPFVGSLMAFLFIFMFFRYLKHNFIDKDDLVWAKNIHKVLQNEEAGDIGHYNLGQKGIYWTLSLSLILLTVSGVIIWRPYFAEYFSIPVIRIALLVHSLSAILLIITVLVHAYAAFWVKGSIRSMIEGWVTRGWAKKHHPRWYREILEEEKKEAEKQSQK from the coding sequence ATGATGAAGAAGAAAGGTGATAAAATTCTTCGCCATACCGCGTCAGAGCGTATAAACCACTGGGTCGTTGTGATTGTCTTTCTGTTCACAGCGATCAGCGGCTTGGGTTTCTTCTTCCCATCTCTGAACTGGTTCATGAATATTTTAGGAACACCAGAGCTGTCGCGCTTATTACACCCATTCGTGGGTAGCTTGATGGCGTTCCTCTTTATCTTTATGTTCTTCAGATATCTGAAGCACAACTTTATCGATAAAGATGACTTAGTCTGGGCTAAAAATATTCATAAAGTACTGCAAAATGAAGAAGCTGGCGATATTGGTCACTACAACCTGGGTCAGAAAGGGATCTACTGGACATTAAGTCTCAGTCTGATCTTACTGACAGTCAGTGGTGTTATCATTTGGCGTCCTTATTTTGCAGAGTATTTCTCGATCCCAGTGATTAGAATTGCCTTATTAGTTCACTCATTATCAGCAATCTTACTGATAATTACCGTATTGGTTCACGCTTATGCGGCATTCTGGGTAAAAGGTTCAATTCGTAGCATGATTGAAGGCTGGGTAACTCGCGGTTGGGCTAAAAAGCATCACCCTCGTTGGTATCGTGAAATTCTCGAAGAAGAGAAAAAAGAAGCCGAAAAGCAGTCACAGAAATAA
- the fdxH gene encoding formate dehydrogenase subunit beta, which yields MSLQSQDIIRRSATNSLTPAPQVRDYKEEVAKLIDVTTCIGCKACQVACSEWNDIRDKIGTNVGVYDNPTDLTPKSWTVMRFSEVEENGKLEWLIRKDGCMHCADPGCLKACPAEGAIIQYANGIVDFQSEHCIGCGYCIAGCPFNVPRINEEDNRAYKCTLCVDRVEVGQEPACVKTCPTGAIHFGSKEAMINLASERVSELQTRGYDNAGLYDPQGVGGTHVMYVLHHADKPNLYHGLPENPEISSTVKFWKGIWKPLAAVGFAATFAGAIFHYLGVGPNRTTEEDEEEALKEMEASSKTQTSVNKEEQK from the coding sequence ATGTCACTGCAATCCCAAGACATTATTCGTCGCTCTGCTACCAATTCCCTCACTCCCGCGCCACAGGTGCGGGATTACAAGGAAGAAGTGGCAAAACTTATCGACGTAACAACCTGTATCGGCTGTAAAGCCTGTCAGGTTGCTTGTTCTGAATGGAACGATATTCGCGATAAAATTGGCACTAACGTTGGTGTTTACGATAACCCAACTGACCTAACGCCGAAATCATGGACAGTGATGCGGTTCTCTGAAGTTGAAGAGAACGGCAAGCTGGAATGGTTGATTCGTAAAGACGGTTGTATGCACTGTGCTGATCCGGGCTGTTTAAAAGCATGCCCAGCAGAAGGTGCTATCATTCAATACGCTAATGGTATTGTTGATTTCCAATCAGAACACTGCATTGGTTGTGGTTATTGTATCGCTGGTTGTCCTTTCAATGTGCCTCGCATTAATGAAGAAGATAACCGTGCTTACAAATGTACGTTATGTGTTGACCGTGTAGAAGTCGGTCAAGAGCCTGCATGTGTGAAAACTTGCCCAACAGGCGCGATTCATTTTGGTTCGAAAGAAGCCATGATCAATCTTGCTAGTGAGCGTGTTTCTGAACTGCAAACTCGTGGTTACGACAATGCGGGTCTTTACGATCCACAAGGTGTGGGTGGGACACACGTAATGTATGTTCTCCATCATGCTGATAAACCAAACCTGTACCATGGTTTACCAGAAAACCCAGAAATTAGCTCTACCGTTAAATTCTGGAAAGGTATCTGGAAGCCATTGGCTGCTGTTGGTTTTGCCGCAACCTTCGCGGGTGCGATTTTCCACTATTTAGGTGTCGGTCCAAACCGTACAACTGAAGAAGATGAAGAAGAAGCACTCAAAGAGATGGAAGCATCTTCTAAAACACAGACCTCTGTGAATAAGGAGGAGCAGAAATGA
- the fdnG gene encoding formate dehydrogenase-N subunit alpha, translated as MQVSRRQFFKICAGGMAGTTAAALGFTPAVALAGSRQYKLLRARETRNTCTYCSVGCGLLMYSLGDGAKNAKETIFHIEGDSDHPVNRGALCPKGAGLVDFIHSEGRLKHPEYRAPGSDKWVKLSWEETFDRIARLIKKDRDANFQKFNKEGVEVNRWLTTGMLCASAASNETGFLTQKFSRALGMLAVDNQARVUHGPTVASLAPTFGRGAMTNHWVDMKNANLIVVMGGNAAEAHPVGFRWAMEAKIHNNAKLIVIDPRFTRTAAVADFYTPIRSGTDITFLSGVILYLLENKKYQKEYVEAYTNASLIVREDYHFDDGLFSGYDAEKRKYDKTTWNYEMDENGFAKRDTTLQHPRCVWNLLKQHVSRYTPDVVTQICGTPKDDFLKVCEYIAETAAKDKTASFLYALGWTQHTVGAQNIRTMAMIQLLLGNMGMAGGGVNALRGHSNIQGLTDLGLLSQSLPGYMTLPSEKQTSLETYLAANTPKATVPGQVNYWGNYPKFFVSMMKTFYGDNAQRDNDWGFSLLPKWDKPYDVLQYFDMMDKGEVNGYLCQGFNPVASFPNKNKVIRSLSKLKFLITMDPLNTETSCFWQNHGEENDVKTADIQTEVFRLPTTCFAEEDGSIVNSGRWLQWHWKGADAPGVAIPDAEILSGIFHRLRQLYKEEGGAMPEQVLNMTWDYFDPDNPTSAEVAQESNGRALVDLKDSDGNIILKKGQLLSSFAQLRDDGTTASGCWIFAGSWTEKGNQMANRDNSDPSGLGNTLGWAWAWPLNRRIIYNRASADPQGQPWDPKRKLIEWDGSKWTGIDVPDYSNAAPGSDVGPFIMQPEGMGRLFAIDKMAEGPFPEHYEPIETPLGTNPLHPNVVSNPAARIFKDDWEDMGKAEDFPYVGTTYRLTEHFHFWTKHARLNAIIQPQQFIEIGERLAAEKGIVQGDTVKVSSKRGYIKAKAVVTKRIRTLDVDGRKVDTIGIPIHWGFEGVAVKGFIANTLTPFVGDANTQTPEFKAFLVNVEKV; from the coding sequence ATGCAGGTCAGCAGAAGGCAGTTCTTTAAGATCTGTGCTGGCGGTATGGCAGGTACTACAGCGGCGGCGCTTGGTTTTACACCAGCAGTTGCGCTAGCAGGCTCACGTCAGTATAAATTACTGAGAGCACGCGAAACCCGCAATACCTGTACGTACTGTTCTGTCGGTTGCGGACTATTAATGTATAGTCTGGGCGATGGCGCAAAAAACGCAAAAGAAACAATATTCCATATTGAAGGTGACTCAGACCATCCAGTAAACCGCGGTGCATTATGCCCTAAAGGTGCTGGTCTTGTGGATTTTATTCACAGTGAAGGTCGTTTAAAACACCCAGAATACCGTGCACCCGGCTCGGATAAATGGGTAAAACTTTCATGGGAAGAAACGTTTGATCGTATTGCGCGCTTAATCAAAAAAGACCGCGATGCCAACTTCCAGAAATTCAATAAAGAAGGTGTAGAAGTCAACCGTTGGTTAACAACAGGTATGCTTTGCGCCTCTGCAGCAAGCAATGAAACTGGGTTTCTAACTCAGAAATTCTCAAGAGCGCTTGGGATGCTGGCTGTCGATAACCAAGCGCGTGTCTGACACGGACCAACGGTAGCAAGTCTTGCTCCAACATTTGGTCGCGGTGCGATGACCAACCACTGGGTTGATATGAAAAATGCCAACCTTATCGTCGTAATGGGCGGTAATGCGGCAGAAGCACATCCTGTGGGATTCCGCTGGGCGATGGAAGCTAAAATCCATAATAACGCCAAGCTCATTGTTATTGATCCTCGCTTCACCCGTACTGCGGCTGTTGCGGATTTCTATACGCCTATCCGTTCTGGTACTGATATTACGTTCTTATCGGGCGTTATCTTATATCTGCTCGAAAATAAGAAATATCAAAAAGAATACGTTGAGGCTTATACCAATGCTAGCTTGATTGTCCGTGAAGACTATCATTTTGATGATGGTTTATTCAGCGGATATGATGCAGAAAAACGTAAATACGATAAGACCACTTGGAACTACGAGATGGATGAAAATGGTTTCGCAAAACGCGACACCACATTACAACATCCTCGTTGTGTCTGGAATCTGTTAAAACAACACGTTAGCCGTTACACGCCTGATGTGGTTACTCAGATTTGTGGTACACCAAAAGATGATTTCTTAAAAGTCTGTGAATATATTGCTGAAACAGCAGCGAAAGATAAAACAGCATCTTTCCTGTATGCATTAGGCTGGACTCAACATACCGTCGGCGCTCAAAACATTCGTACCATGGCAATGATCCAATTACTGTTAGGTAATATGGGTATGGCTGGTGGCGGTGTTAACGCACTACGTGGTCACTCCAATATTCAAGGCTTAACTGACCTCGGTCTATTATCTCAAAGCTTACCAGGTTATATGACGCTGCCTTCTGAAAAGCAGACTTCATTAGAAACCTACTTAGCCGCAAATACGCCAAAAGCGACAGTACCGGGACAAGTTAACTATTGGGGCAATTATCCTAAATTCTTCGTCAGTATGATGAAGACATTCTATGGTGATAATGCTCAACGTGATAATGATTGGGGCTTCTCACTGTTACCTAAGTGGGACAAACCTTACGACGTTCTGCAATACTTCGACATGATGGATAAAGGTGAAGTCAACGGCTACCTCTGCCAAGGCTTTAACCCAGTGGCATCATTCCCGAATAAGAACAAAGTTATTCGTTCATTATCAAAACTGAAATTCCTTATCACAATGGACCCGCTAAATACTGAAACTTCGTGTTTCTGGCAGAACCATGGTGAAGAGAACGACGTTAAAACAGCAGATATTCAGACAGAAGTTTTCCGTCTGCCAACAACCTGTTTCGCAGAAGAAGACGGCTCTATCGTTAACTCTGGTCGCTGGTTACAATGGCACTGGAAAGGTGCTGATGCCCCAGGTGTTGCTATCCCTGATGCTGAGATTTTATCTGGTATTTTCCATCGTTTACGCCAACTCTATAAAGAAGAAGGCGGCGCGATGCCAGAACAGGTGTTGAATATGACTTGGGATTACTTCGATCCTGATAATCCAACATCTGCAGAAGTTGCACAAGAAAGTAATGGTAGAGCATTAGTCGATTTAAAAGACTCTGATGGCAATATCATTCTGAAAAAAGGTCAACTGCTTAGCTCGTTCGCTCAGTTACGTGATGATGGTACAACAGCAAGCGGCTGTTGGATCTTCGCAGGTAGCTGGACAGAGAAAGGCAACCAAATGGCTAACCGTGATAACTCCGATCCTTCAGGATTAGGAAATACACTAGGTTGGGCGTGGGCATGGCCTCTTAACCGTCGCATTATTTATAACCGCGCATCGGCAGACCCACAAGGTCAACCATGGGATCCTAAACGTAAATTAATCGAATGGGATGGCAGCAAATGGACAGGTATTGATGTACCTGACTATAGCAACGCTGCACCGGGTTCTGATGTAGGTCCATTTATTATGCAGCCGGAAGGTATGGGACGTCTGTTTGCTATCGATAAGATGGCAGAAGGTCCATTCCCTGAACACTATGAGCCAATTGAAACACCATTGGGAACTAACCCACTGCATCCAAATGTGGTTTCAAATCCAGCAGCGCGCATCTTTAAAGATGACTGGGAAGATATGGGTAAAGCAGAAGATTTCCCATATGTCGGTACAACTTATCGTCTGACAGAGCATTTCCACTTCTGGACTAAGCACGCGCGCTTAAATGCGATTATTCAGCCACAACAATTTATTGAAATTGGTGAGCGTTTAGCCGCAGAAAAAGGCATTGTTCAAGGCGATACCGTTAAAGTCAGCTCCAAACGCGGTTATATCAAAGCCAAAGCGGTGGTGACTAAACGTATTAGAACCCTAGATGTTGATGGGCGCAAAGTGGATACCATTGGTATTCCTATTCACTGGGGCTTTGAAGGTGTTGCAGTGAAAGGCTTTATTGCGAATACGTTAACGCCATTCGTTGGTGATGCAAATACACAAACGCCTGAGTTTAAAGCGTTCCTTGTTAATGTGGAAAAGGTGTAA
- the fdhD gene encoding formate dehydrogenase accessory sulfurtransferase FdhD, giving the protein MDETKSTKLLTKRVIIGVDQTIVQHKGSLNRQEDDYIALEVPVALVYNGISHVVMMASPKNLELFAVGFSLSEGIIESANEIRSIEIVESCNGGIEVQVELSSRRFMELKERRRNMTGRTGCGICGTEQLEEIFRPITPLPFTQTFSLSNLDKALEQMTTVQEIGELTGCTHAAVWLSPEGEMQGGCEDVGRHVALDKLLGMKAQEKWHEGAVLVSSRASYEMVQKAAMCGAEILFAVSAATSLAVEVANKYNVTLVGFCRRGRATVFTHPQRLTD; this is encoded by the coding sequence ATGGATGAAACAAAATCGACAAAATTGTTAACTAAACGTGTAATCATTGGCGTAGATCAAACAATTGTGCAACACAAAGGATCTCTTAACAGACAAGAAGACGATTATATTGCACTCGAAGTTCCTGTTGCATTAGTGTACAACGGAATTTCTCACGTTGTTATGATGGCAAGCCCTAAAAATTTAGAGTTGTTCGCTGTCGGGTTTTCTTTATCCGAGGGCATTATAGAATCTGCGAATGAAATTCGCAGTATCGAAATTGTAGAAAGTTGTAACGGAGGCATTGAAGTTCAAGTTGAATTATCAAGTCGCCGCTTTATGGAATTAAAAGAGCGACGCCGCAATATGACTGGCCGTACTGGCTGTGGTATTTGTGGAACTGAACAACTAGAAGAGATTTTCCGACCTATTACACCGTTACCTTTTACACAAACATTTTCACTTTCAAATCTTGATAAAGCTTTAGAGCAAATGACAACCGTTCAAGAAATCGGTGAGCTAACGGGGTGTACACATGCTGCTGTTTGGTTGTCGCCAGAAGGTGAAATGCAAGGAGGATGTGAAGACGTCGGTCGTCATGTTGCGCTTGATAAACTTTTAGGTATGAAAGCACAAGAAAAATGGCATGAAGGCGCGGTATTAGTTTCAAGCCGAGCAAGCTATGAAATGGTACAAAAAGCGGCCATGTGTGGTGCTGAAATTTTATTTGCCGTTTCTGCTGCAACCTCTTTAGCGGTTGAAGTTGCTAATAAATACAATGTTACGCTGGTGGGTTTTTGTCGTCGCGGAAGAGCGACGGTATTTACGCATCCACAACGACTGACAGATTGA
- a CDS encoding ATP-grasp fold amidoligase family protein, whose amino-acid sequence MKIIEYYFKQFRTIALPDRIYLKNKFIRNLGYQPNFKIPTSLNEKINARMLFDRNPIYTRLADKIKVREYVIERIGPHYLVPIINTYSHPDEIDITQLPSRFVLKCNHDSGSTIICLDKATFDFEKAKQKLQFHLKRNLYPVTREWHYKNIKAQIICEEYIDLFDTQNPMIPTTCRLHCFNGQPHYAEIDISDTKGNEYINVYDTNWQLQPITLEDPNTPELVEKPTQFENMLQLAAKMANGFNYCRVDFLMSENRLIFSEMTFTPNAGRIPIKPKEWDYKLGALWP is encoded by the coding sequence ATGAAAATCATAGAATATTATTTCAAACAATTTCGAACTATCGCATTGCCTGATCGAATCTATTTAAAGAATAAATTTATTCGTAACTTAGGTTATCAACCCAACTTTAAAATACCGACATCACTTAATGAAAAAATCAATGCACGTATGCTATTCGATAGAAACCCAATTTATACGCGCTTAGCAGATAAAATCAAAGTAAGAGAGTATGTCATCGAAAGGATTGGTCCACACTATCTGGTTCCTATCATTAATACCTATTCTCATCCTGATGAAATCGATATCACTCAACTTCCTTCACGTTTTGTACTCAAATGTAATCACGATAGTGGTAGTACAATTATCTGCCTTGATAAAGCAACTTTTGATTTTGAAAAAGCAAAGCAAAAGCTTCAATTTCATTTAAAACGTAATCTCTATCCCGTCACTCGTGAATGGCATTATAAAAACATCAAAGCTCAAATTATCTGTGAAGAATATATTGATTTATTTGATACACAAAATCCAATGATACCAACGACTTGTCGTCTTCACTGCTTTAATGGTCAGCCTCATTATGCTGAAATTGATATTTCTGATACCAAAGGGAATGAGTATATAAATGTGTACGATACAAATTGGCAGTTACAACCCATCACATTAGAAGATCCCAACACACCAGAACTTGTTGAAAAACCAACTCAATTTGAAAATATGTTGCAATTAGCCGCTAAAATGGCAAATGGCTTTAATTATTGTCGAGTTGACTTTTTAATGTCTGAAAATAGGCTTATCTTTAGCGAAATGACCTTTACCCCAAATGCAGGACGTATCCCCATCAAACCTAAAGAGTGGGATTACAAATTAGGGGCATTGTGGCCATAA
- the umoA gene encoding UmoA family flagellar biogenesis regulator: MSAKSLFIVISLLGSSVSCLAGDGLVDRTWTASGLNTQSYRQALRQPTATSRYTLFNITPDMPVPGGASHSDPQGIRYIAMKYGPYGQPEHYKTYQIMFSHYSNSSTKKIRYLGELYTVVGDIYLIDPFATANEWQRGRSQIVEEYYEILDAHGNRTGKGLRFNNWDKPIHITKWSSN, from the coding sequence ATGTCTGCTAAGTCCCTATTTATAGTTATTTCATTATTAGGATCATCTGTTTCCTGTTTGGCAGGAGATGGCTTAGTGGATAGAACATGGACAGCTTCAGGATTAAATACACAAAGTTATCGACAAGCATTAAGGCAACCGACCGCAACCTCTCGATATACTCTTTTTAATATCACGCCAGATATGCCTGTTCCGGGTGGTGCAAGCCATTCTGATCCTCAAGGTATCCGTTATATTGCCATGAAGTATGGTCCTTATGGTCAGCCTGAACACTATAAAACCTACCAAATTATGTTTTCCCACTATTCAAATAGTAGTACGAAGAAAATTCGCTATTTAGGGGAGTTATATACTGTTGTCGGTGATATCTATTTAATTGATCCTTTTGCAACAGCCAATGAGTGGCAACGTGGTCGTAGCCAAATTGTTGAAGAGTACTATGAGATATTAGATGCGCACGGAAATAGAACAGGCAAAGGGTTACGCTTTAATAATTGGGATAAACCAATTCATATAACCAAATGGTCATCAAATTAA
- a CDS encoding LysR family transcriptional regulator: MDTRLLNAFVVLAETEHFGEASSRLCISQPALTKQIKTLESQLGVTLFQRGRHGAKLTPEGQYLLSQSQAVLTEARVLEKQARQLSEPQKAELYAGFGLSSLNFITPLLAKINHAHPDITVHIDDMPSNTMEDKLLLGELDFAFSRLPVTAPLKGISLVQERLMLAIPTQTIKVLETDDDPLHYFNTLGLIQLVPEKGKKLHQQIDDFLLHHQIKPRVLQQSQDIQTQLALVSAGLGMALVPKNAELICDKQKVTLLPLSGLYTQWEIGVIWNNNIQNKDRDIFIKIIPEEINKI, from the coding sequence ATGGATACCCGTTTATTGAATGCTTTTGTTGTTTTAGCGGAAACAGAACATTTTGGTGAAGCCTCATCAAGGCTTTGTATTAGCCAACCGGCACTCACTAAACAGATAAAAACGCTGGAATCTCAATTAGGTGTCACTCTTTTTCAACGAGGACGTCACGGAGCAAAATTAACGCCTGAAGGACAGTATTTACTGAGTCAATCTCAAGCAGTTTTAACAGAAGCCCGAGTATTAGAAAAACAGGCACGTCAATTAAGTGAACCTCAAAAAGCAGAGCTTTATGCAGGATTTGGTTTGTCCTCATTAAATTTTATTACACCATTATTGGCAAAAATTAATCACGCTCACCCTGATATTACCGTGCATATTGATGATATGCCTTCTAATACAATGGAAGATAAATTACTTTTAGGGGAGCTTGATTTTGCGTTTTCACGTTTACCTGTCACAGCGCCACTAAAGGGTATTTCATTAGTACAAGAGCGATTAATGTTAGCAATTCCCACGCAAACTATTAAGGTGTTAGAAACTGATGATGATCCATTACACTACTTTAATACGCTTGGGCTTATTCAGTTGGTTCCTGAAAAGGGAAAAAAACTGCATCAACAAATCGATGATTTTTTGCTGCATCATCAAATCAAACCTCGTGTATTGCAGCAATCACAAGATATTCAAACACAGTTAGCGTTAGTTTCTGCTGGATTAGGAATGGCATTGGTACCTAAAAATGCAGAACTTATTTGTGATAAACAAAAAGTCACTTTATTGCCACTGTCAGGTTTGTATACACAATGGGAAATAGGTGTTATTTGGAATAATAATATTCAGAATAAAGATCGTGATATTTTTATAAAAATAATTCCTGAGGAAATAAATAAAATATAG